A part of Melittangium boletus DSM 14713 genomic DNA contains:
- a CDS encoding ATP-binding protein: MATTRKKTTAATTATAAVEVQRPPAEVLHAEELARLREADDAPRPPGWSLSLHAVRRFILGDDALGVRRKFVGNPSLVDRAMVTLATSRGLMLVGEPGTAKSLLSELLAAAISGTSTLTIQGGASVTEDQIKYSWNYALLVSEGPTPRALVPAPLYTGMKEGKVVRFEEITRCPLEVQDSLLSMLSDRVLAVPELKDEEGMVFARDGFNIIATANTRDRGVNEMSAALKRRFNFETVFPIGDFATELRLVRDETARLLKRSGVPVAPPEDLLEVLVTTFRELRAGETGEGQAMERMSSVLSTAEAVSVAHAVGVRGYYLRGDGGSAADLVECLAGTAAKDNPEDLKRLRVYLEQRVSRRAGSHWRALFEARHLLPG; encoded by the coding sequence ATGGCGACGACCCGGAAGAAGACCACGGCGGCGACAACGGCAACGGCGGCGGTGGAGGTCCAACGGCCTCCCGCGGAAGTGCTCCACGCGGAGGAGCTGGCGCGGCTCCGGGAAGCGGATGACGCGCCCCGGCCTCCGGGCTGGAGCCTGTCGCTGCACGCGGTGCGCCGCTTCATCCTCGGGGACGACGCGCTCGGCGTGCGGCGCAAGTTCGTGGGCAACCCAAGCCTCGTGGACCGGGCCATGGTGACGCTGGCGACCAGCCGCGGGCTCATGCTCGTGGGCGAGCCCGGCACCGCCAAGAGCCTCCTGTCCGAGCTGCTCGCGGCGGCCATCTCGGGCACCTCCACGCTGACCATCCAGGGCGGCGCGTCCGTCACGGAGGATCAGATCAAATACTCGTGGAACTACGCGCTGCTCGTCTCCGAGGGGCCCACGCCCCGCGCGCTCGTGCCCGCCCCGCTCTACACGGGCATGAAGGAGGGCAAGGTGGTGCGCTTCGAGGAGATCACCCGCTGCCCGCTGGAAGTGCAGGACTCGCTCCTGTCCATGCTGTCGGACCGGGTGCTCGCGGTGCCGGAGCTCAAGGACGAGGAGGGCATGGTGTTCGCGCGGGATGGCTTCAACATCATCGCCACGGCGAACACGCGGGACCGGGGCGTCAACGAGATGAGCGCGGCGCTCAAGCGGCGCTTCAACTTCGAGACGGTGTTCCCCATCGGCGACTTCGCCACCGAGCTGCGGCTGGTGCGCGATGAGACGGCGCGGCTGCTCAAGCGCTCGGGGGTGCCGGTGGCACCGCCGGAGGATCTGCTCGAGGTGCTCGTCACCACCTTCCGCGAGCTGCGCGCCGGAGAGACGGGCGAGGGCCAGGCGATGGAGCGGATGAGCTCGGTGCTCTCCACGGCGGAGGCGGTGTCGGTGGCGCACGCGGTGGGCGTGCGGGGCTACTACCTGCGCGGGGATGGAGGCTCGGCGGCGGACCTGGTGGAGTGTCTGGCCGGAACGGCGGCGAAGGACAACCCCGAGGATCTCAAGCGGCTGCGCGTCTACCTGGAGCAGCGGGTGTCGCGCCGCGCGGGCTCTCACTGGCGCGCCCTGTTCGAGGCCCGTCACCTCCTGCCCGGGTGA
- a CDS encoding PE-PGRS family protein, with amino-acid sequence MREMKKLAAVGVGVALAAAIGCYDFTGAYDECLDSGRCPIVCDKNAVDIPGDFQDADCDGIDGVAAQGIFVDQNAGVDEATAGTRERPFKTLKYALESLTPDKRYIYIAHGTYEEENLRLDKSVSLQGAYSGVDGGWRRATSYPVTLSAGVVGLTVGSENSGTAEGASLEWLDIKSKTNTVLGSPSIGLRVLNTSNVRLRHVGIVAGAGAPGGSGQAGDGGTDGADGGPGDSVSSGGNIPGINGGAPGRTSCINATSYEGGQGGGSGTVGAPGQPNTQGGARGGNCSNYNGGTGSCTADAGLVGSPGADGNPGPGGDAGTGVGLLRNNTWVATSGQIGQPGAAGAGGGGGGGGGSADRSGIIATGAGGGGGGAGGCPGTPGLGGQGGGASIAVLLFNSSLELDTCNLFTEGGGAGGAGGAGGPGGLGGKGGPGGTSFTNTQGADFATGGNGGPGGPGGPGGPGGPGGNGAGGPSVGVWCDDTSSFTQNATTFTLRAPGQPGSGPGAKDFTRIQQNEYGCTRAPSP; translated from the coding sequence ATGCGAGAGATGAAGAAGCTGGCCGCGGTGGGCGTGGGCGTGGCGCTGGCGGCCGCCATCGGCTGCTACGACTTCACCGGGGCCTATGACGAGTGCCTGGACAGTGGGCGCTGCCCCATCGTGTGCGATAAGAACGCGGTGGACATCCCGGGTGACTTCCAGGATGCCGATTGCGATGGCATCGACGGCGTCGCCGCGCAGGGCATCTTCGTCGATCAGAACGCGGGCGTGGACGAGGCCACCGCGGGCACCCGTGAGCGGCCCTTCAAGACCTTGAAGTACGCCCTGGAGAGCCTGACCCCGGACAAGCGCTACATCTACATCGCCCACGGCACCTACGAAGAGGAGAACCTGCGGCTCGACAAATCCGTCTCGCTGCAAGGCGCCTACTCGGGCGTGGACGGGGGCTGGCGGCGCGCCACGAGCTACCCCGTCACCCTCAGCGCCGGCGTCGTCGGGCTGACGGTGGGCAGCGAGAACAGCGGCACGGCCGAGGGTGCGAGTCTGGAGTGGCTGGACATCAAGTCCAAGACGAACACGGTCCTGGGCTCGCCCTCCATCGGCCTCCGGGTGCTGAACACGAGCAACGTGCGCCTGCGCCACGTGGGCATCGTCGCCGGGGCGGGCGCACCAGGCGGCTCGGGTCAGGCGGGAGATGGCGGCACGGACGGCGCGGATGGCGGACCCGGAGACAGCGTCTCCAGCGGGGGAAACATCCCGGGAATCAACGGAGGCGCCCCTGGCCGCACCTCGTGCATCAACGCCACGAGCTACGAAGGAGGCCAGGGCGGAGGAAGCGGCACCGTGGGCGCTCCGGGACAGCCCAACACGCAGGGAGGCGCCAGGGGTGGCAATTGTTCCAACTACAACGGAGGAACGGGTTCGTGCACGGCCGACGCGGGACTGGTCGGTTCCCCCGGTGCTGATGGCAACCCGGGACCGGGAGGCGACGCGGGAACCGGCGTGGGCCTGCTGAGGAACAACACCTGGGTCGCGACGTCAGGACAAATCGGTCAGCCAGGTGCCGCCGGGGCGGGCGGAGGCGGCGGCGGTGGAGGAGGAAGCGCCGACCGCAGCGGCATCATCGCGACGGGCGCGGGCGGCGGAGGTGGCGGCGCGGGAGGATGCCCCGGCACGCCAGGCCTGGGAGGACAAGGAGGAGGCGCCTCCATCGCCGTCCTGCTCTTCAACTCGAGCCTGGAACTGGATACCTGCAACCTGTTCACGGAGGGCGGCGGCGCGGGCGGCGCGGGTGGCGCCGGCGGCCCTGGGGGGCTCGGTGGCAAGGGCGGCCCCGGGGGAACCTCGTTCACGAACACACAGGGCGCCGACTTCGCCACGGGAGGCAATGGCGGCCCGGGCGGCCCGGGCGGTCCAGGCGGCCCGGGGGGTCCGGGCGGCAACGGAGCGGGAGGCCCCTCCGTGGGGGTCTGGTGCGACGACACCAGCTCCTTCACCCAGAACGCGACCACGTTCACGCTCAGGGCTCCCGGCCAGCCCGGCTCGGGGCCAGGGGCCAAGGACTTCACCCGAATCCAACAGAATGAATACGGCTGTACTCGTGCACCCTCACCGTGA
- a CDS encoding VWA domain-containing protein, whose protein sequence is MPLEPLARWRLVLGEAAEGALGGCLDGQGQAMDSALSWLYGREEELAGRDVRERKGGLGGSQLTVPEWINDIHTLFPKETIERLEQDAVERYKIDEVVTRADVLERVEPNETLLRAVLRTKHLMNPEVLAVARRIVAKVVRDLMEKLQQEVRRTFSGTLDRRRRSPLKVARNFDFRRTLRENLRRYSPEHKRVAIERAAFFSRTKRHTERWQVILLVDQSGSMTSSVIHSAVTAACLWGLPGIQTHLVAFDTSVVDLTRDVTDPVELLMKVQLGGGTDIQLAVGYGAGLIEMPRRAIVVLITDFYEGGHPDMLVRRVKDLCAQGTKVLGLAALEPDATPNYDRDMARRLVDVGAHVAAMTPGELATWIAEKVRA, encoded by the coding sequence ATGCCCCTTGAACCCCTGGCGCGCTGGCGCCTCGTGCTCGGAGAAGCGGCGGAGGGAGCCCTCGGTGGATGCCTGGACGGACAGGGCCAGGCCATGGACTCGGCGCTCTCGTGGCTCTATGGCCGCGAGGAGGAACTCGCCGGACGCGACGTGCGCGAGCGCAAGGGGGGCCTGGGCGGCTCGCAGCTCACCGTGCCGGAGTGGATCAACGACATCCACACCCTCTTTCCCAAGGAGACCATCGAACGGCTCGAGCAGGACGCCGTCGAGCGCTACAAGATCGACGAGGTGGTGACGCGCGCGGACGTGCTCGAGCGCGTGGAGCCAAACGAGACGCTGCTGCGCGCGGTGCTGCGCACCAAGCACCTGATGAATCCCGAGGTGCTGGCGGTGGCGCGCCGCATCGTGGCCAAGGTGGTGCGCGACCTGATGGAGAAGTTGCAGCAGGAGGTGCGGCGCACGTTCTCGGGGACGCTCGACCGGCGCCGCCGCTCGCCCCTGAAGGTCGCGCGCAACTTCGACTTCCGGCGCACGCTGCGCGAGAACCTGCGCCGCTACTCGCCCGAGCACAAGCGCGTCGCCATCGAGCGCGCCGCGTTCTTCTCACGCACCAAGCGCCACACCGAGCGCTGGCAGGTCATCCTCCTGGTGGACCAGTCCGGCAGCATGACGTCCTCGGTCATCCACTCGGCCGTCACCGCGGCCTGTCTGTGGGGGCTGCCGGGCATCCAGACGCACCTGGTGGCCTTCGACACGTCGGTGGTGGACCTGACGCGGGACGTGACGGATCCGGTGGAACTGCTCATGAAGGTCCAGCTCGGCGGAGGCACGGACATCCAGCTCGCGGTGGGCTACGGCGCGGGCCTCATCGAGATGCCCCGGCGCGCCATCGTCGTCCTCATCACCGACTTCTACGAGGGCGGCCACCCGGACATGCTCGTGCGCCGGGTGAAGGACCTGTGCGCCCAGGGCACGAAGGTATTGGGGCTCGCGGCGCTGGAGCCGGACGCGACGCCCAACTACGACCGGGACATGGCCCGGAGGCTGGTGGACGTGGGCGCCCACGTGGCGGCGATGACCCCCGGAGAGCTGGCCACGTGGATCGCCGAGAAGGTGCGCGCATGA
- a CDS encoding DUF5682 family protein has protein sequence MSASLHVVGVRHHSPACARLVAHTLRTVRPRHVLIEGPADMNSRLGELLLAHELPLALFSSYRDKERTHASWTPFCAYSPEWVALTEGHAAGAQVRFMDLPAWHSAFEGVRNRYSDGERRRARAIEALCRKLGLEGMDALWDHLFEQPLELDVLAERLRIYFETLRAEEPASDRDEQREAFMLAHVEAALAQGDGPVMVVCGGFHAPVLARARTMPGALFPSAPADASARSYLVPYSFRRLDSFAGYESGMPSPAFYQAVWDEGADKAPERMLRVAVERLRGRGQHVSSADLIAASLMAEGLGRLRGHTALARTDLLDGLASALVKDALDVELPWTGRGVPSPDTDPLLGEVLRAFSGERTGRLHPDTPRPPLLSDVEHWLAAHGLGPDKRARTVRLELREPKDLEKSRVLHRLRVLRIPGFTRDAGPSFPAEPVLQESWTVAPSEDFISWVIEASGWGPTLEEAASGRLEEALMDAGPDLEKLALLLAESFFIGAKGLARRVLEEVAARARHEPDFTRLGVAVERLLSVWRHDVLLGAQGSTEVGSLIGAAVERGLWLIEQLDGPHQPADKEQLRAIVALRDALRFAAPVLTLDVAQARAVFERRLASLQAPPAVRGASLGVLWSLSHFADEASAEDVALRATRSASRPATLGDFLAGLFRLAREQVVRAPAITAMLDELLRELTEEDFLIALPALRLAFGFFPPREKEEIAQALLPLHGRESSAAKELLSLDVEPAVVLAGAALDDDVEQVLRRFGLTGKEPGNAP, from the coding sequence GTGAGCGCGTCTCTTCACGTCGTCGGTGTGCGGCACCACAGTCCCGCGTGTGCCCGGCTCGTGGCGCATACGCTGCGCACCGTGCGGCCGCGCCATGTGCTCATCGAGGGCCCGGCGGACATGAACTCGCGGCTGGGGGAATTGCTCCTGGCGCACGAGCTGCCCCTGGCCCTCTTCAGCAGCTACCGGGACAAGGAGCGCACCCACGCCTCGTGGACGCCCTTCTGCGCGTACTCCCCGGAGTGGGTGGCGCTGACGGAGGGCCACGCGGCCGGAGCCCAGGTGCGCTTCATGGACCTGCCCGCGTGGCACTCGGCCTTCGAGGGCGTGCGCAACCGCTATTCGGACGGCGAGCGGCGCAGGGCGCGAGCCATTGAAGCGCTCTGCCGCAAGCTGGGCCTGGAGGGCATGGACGCCCTGTGGGATCACCTCTTCGAGCAGCCCCTCGAACTGGACGTGCTGGCCGAGCGGCTGCGCATCTACTTCGAGACCCTGCGCGCCGAGGAGCCCGCGTCCGACCGGGACGAGCAGCGCGAGGCCTTCATGCTCGCCCACGTGGAGGCGGCGCTGGCCCAGGGAGACGGCCCGGTGATGGTCGTGTGCGGCGGCTTCCACGCCCCGGTGCTCGCGAGGGCCCGGACGATGCCCGGCGCCCTCTTCCCCTCGGCGCCAGCGGACGCCTCGGCCAGGAGCTACCTGGTGCCCTACAGCTTCCGGCGGTTGGACTCGTTCGCCGGATACGAGTCCGGAATGCCCTCGCCCGCCTTCTACCAGGCCGTCTGGGACGAGGGCGCCGACAAGGCCCCCGAGCGGATGTTGCGCGTGGCCGTGGAGCGGCTTCGCGGACGGGGCCAGCACGTGTCCTCGGCGGACCTCATCGCCGCGTCCCTCATGGCCGAGGGGCTTGGACGGCTGCGCGGACACACGGCGCTCGCGCGCACGGATCTGCTGGACGGGCTGGCGTCGGCCCTGGTGAAGGACGCGCTGGACGTGGAGCTGCCGTGGACGGGCCGGGGCGTGCCCTCTCCGGACACGGATCCGCTCCTGGGCGAGGTGCTGCGCGCCTTCTCGGGCGAGCGCACGGGCCGGTTGCACCCGGACACGCCCCGCCCGCCCCTGCTGTCCGACGTGGAGCACTGGCTGGCCGCCCATGGGCTCGGCCCGGACAAGCGGGCACGCACGGTGCGCCTGGAGTTGCGCGAGCCCAAGGACCTGGAGAAGAGCCGCGTGCTCCACCGTCTGCGGGTCCTGCGCATTCCGGGCTTCACCCGGGACGCGGGCCCCAGCTTCCCGGCCGAGCCCGTGCTCCAGGAGTCCTGGACGGTGGCGCCCTCGGAGGACTTCATCTCCTGGGTCATCGAGGCCTCGGGCTGGGGGCCCACGCTGGAGGAGGCCGCGAGCGGACGGCTGGAAGAGGCCCTGATGGACGCGGGGCCGGATCTGGAGAAGCTGGCGTTGCTGCTCGCGGAGAGCTTCTTCATCGGCGCGAAGGGACTGGCCCGGCGCGTCCTGGAGGAAGTGGCCGCGAGGGCCCGGCATGAGCCGGACTTCACGCGCCTGGGCGTGGCGGTGGAGCGGCTGCTGTCCGTCTGGCGCCATGACGTGCTGCTCGGGGCCCAGGGCTCCACCGAGGTGGGCAGTCTCATCGGCGCGGCGGTCGAGCGGGGACTCTGGCTGATCGAACAGCTCGACGGGCCCCATCAGCCCGCGGACAAGGAGCAGCTGCGCGCCATCGTGGCGCTGCGCGACGCCCTGCGCTTCGCCGCGCCGGTGCTGACGCTCGACGTGGCCCAGGCCCGCGCCGTGTTCGAGCGCCGGCTGGCCTCGCTCCAGGCCCCTCCTGCCGTGCGAGGGGCGTCGCTCGGCGTGCTCTGGTCACTGTCGCACTTCGCGGACGAGGCGAGCGCCGAGGACGTGGCCCTGCGCGCCACCCGCTCCGCCTCGCGCCCGGCCACGCTGGGAGACTTCCTGGCCGGGCTGTTCCGGCTCGCCCGCGAGCAGGTGGTGCGCGCGCCCGCCATCACCGCGATGCTGGACGAGCTCTTGCGCGAGCTGACCGAGGAGGACTTCCTCATCGCGCTGCCCGCGCTGCGCCTGGCCTTCGGCTTCTTCCCGCCCCGGGAGAAGGAGGAGATCGCCCAGGCCCTGCTGCCGCTGCATGGCCGGGAGTCCTCGGCCGCGAAGGAGCTGCTGAGCCTGGACGTGGAGCCCGCCGTGGTGCTCGCGGGCGCGGCGCTGGACGATGACGTGGAACAGGTCCTCAGACGCTTCGGACTGACGGGAAAGGAGCCGGGCAATGCCCCTTGA
- a CDS encoding CpaF family protein, with translation MSMYNESLRAFLKPVIAYLDDPTVSEIMINGPTDVWIERKGKVSKTDAAFTEEGLLGAARNMAQFVGRLLNDERPRLDARLPDGSRIHVVIPPIARKGTTISIRKFFKDKLTIDSLIKFKSMTPQMARLIDAGIHTKLNMLVSGGTGSGKTTLLNIVSSLIPDEERILTIEDSAELQLNQSHLVPFESRPPDKFGKGGVDMGDLLNSALRLRPDRIVVGEVRGGEAFYLVQAMNTGHGGSLATTHANTPTDTLRRIESLCLMSGIDLPMVAIRAQVASAINFIVCCERLHDGSRKTIALSEVLPLSEKGEYRTQDIFVFTPVTKDEDGHILGYHAPTGIIPTFIDKARAYGFADLDDSFFDPATYGVPPPPSFRLGESYNVRWVPSLKHRERGEPDPSSFKKDWLAFEQRLKDEAHDTGAKADKPAAAPAVQVQVPAAITPPPAPTPTPAPRAALRPNLPAQQRPPPPVEMDDALGDDDKTPPPTRNPFDPPESDSKVHVAAELLEDELVSTGRNVVSPPPRPVRPSAAPPRPGAVATARPGMPVRRPAPPMRPPPPVPDDELDGDDATHDNSEKTAIRPVPDKPRR, from the coding sequence ATGTCGATGTACAACGAGTCGCTCCGCGCCTTCCTCAAGCCCGTCATCGCCTATCTCGACGACCCCACGGTCAGCGAGATCATGATCAACGGGCCCACTGACGTCTGGATCGAACGCAAGGGCAAGGTCTCCAAGACCGACGCCGCGTTCACGGAGGAAGGGCTCCTGGGCGCCGCGCGCAACATGGCGCAGTTCGTGGGCCGCCTCCTCAACGACGAGCGCCCGCGCCTGGACGCGCGTCTGCCCGACGGCAGCCGTATCCACGTGGTGATTCCGCCCATCGCGCGCAAGGGCACCACCATCTCGATCCGCAAGTTCTTCAAGGACAAGCTGACGATCGACTCGCTCATCAAGTTCAAGTCCATGACGCCGCAGATGGCGCGGCTCATCGACGCGGGCATCCACACCAAGCTGAACATGCTGGTGTCGGGCGGTACGGGCTCGGGCAAGACGACGCTGCTCAACATCGTCTCCTCGCTGATTCCGGACGAGGAGCGCATCCTCACCATCGAGGACTCGGCGGAGTTGCAGCTCAACCAGTCGCACCTGGTGCCCTTCGAGAGCCGGCCGCCGGACAAGTTCGGCAAGGGCGGCGTGGACATGGGAGACCTGCTCAACTCGGCGCTGCGTCTGCGCCCGGACCGCATCGTGGTGGGCGAGGTGCGTGGCGGCGAGGCCTTCTACCTGGTGCAGGCGATGAACACGGGCCACGGCGGCTCGCTGGCCACGACGCACGCGAACACGCCCACGGACACGCTGCGCCGCATCGAATCGCTCTGCCTCATGTCGGGCATCGACCTGCCCATGGTGGCCATCCGCGCCCAGGTGGCCAGCGCCATCAACTTCATCGTCTGCTGCGAGCGTCTGCACGACGGCAGCCGCAAGACGATCGCCCTGTCGGAGGTGCTGCCGCTCAGCGAGAAGGGCGAGTACCGCACCCAGGACATCTTCGTCTTCACGCCCGTCACCAAGGACGAGGACGGCCACATCCTCGGCTACCACGCGCCCACGGGCATCATCCCCACCTTCATCGACAAGGCGCGCGCCTACGGCTTCGCCGACCTGGACGACTCCTTCTTCGACCCGGCCACCTATGGCGTGCCCCCTCCGCCCAGCTTCCGCCTGGGCGAGTCGTACAACGTGCGCTGGGTACCCTCGCTCAAGCACCGCGAGCGCGGGGAGCCGGATCCCTCGAGCTTCAAGAAGGACTGGCTGGCCTTCGAGCAGCGGCTCAAGGACGAGGCCCACGACACGGGCGCCAAGGCGGACAAGCCCGCGGCCGCGCCCGCCGTGCAGGTGCAGGTGCCCGCCGCCATCACGCCGCCCCCCGCGCCCACGCCCACACCCGCGCCCAGGGCCGCTCTGAGGCCCAATCTCCCCGCGCAGCAGCGGCCTCCACCCCCAGTGGAGATGGATGACGCCCTGGGTGATGACGACAAGACGCCGCCCCCCACGCGCAACCCCTTCGACCCGCCCGAGAGCGATTCCAAGGTGCACGTCGCCGCGGAGTTGCTGGAGGACGAGTTGGTGTCCACGGGCCGCAACGTCGTCTCGCCTCCGCCCCGGCCCGTGCGTCCCTCGGCCGCGCCCCCGCGCCCTGGCGCCGTCGCCACCGCCCGTCCCGGGATGCCCGTGCGCCGCCCCGCTCCCCCCATGCGTCCGCCTCCTCCCGTACCGGACGATGAGCTGGACGGGGATGACGCGACGCACGACAACTCGGAGAAGACGGCCATCCGACCCGTCCCCGACAAGCCCCGCCGCTGA